The Balneola vulgaris DSM 17893 DNA window TCAACCATCATAAGTCCAACCGGAGCGCTGTTAATAAGAGTATTTAAAATTTTATTGGTTTTCAGTAGTTCCTTTTCGTACTCATGCTTTTGAGTTACATTGGTAACTAGAACGATATTCGCCTTTTCATCTCCAATGGTGATATACCTAGCATGAATATCTACCGTGTATTTTCTACCGTTTTTAGCTAAATGAGTAATATTTTGATAGTATCGTGTACCATCAAATTCCACTACATAGCGTTTCATCTGCCTTTTGTATTCTTCAATATCTTTTTGTGGACGAAGATCATAAGAGTGCATATTCTTAAACTCTTCCTCGGTGTACCCATACATTTCTAGAGAAGCATTATTAACCCCGATAATTCTATCGGTATCAACGTTAAACATGATCATAGGAATGGGGCTATGATCGAAAAGGAACTTATACTTCTCTTCACTCTTTTGAAGCTCTAAGACTCGATTTTTTCGTTCTGTAATATCTTGAAATGAACCAATAATACTAACCACTTTGTCCCCTTCAAATACAGGTATACCGGTAGCTCTACACCATTTTTGGTTCCCTTTGTGTGTTATAATCTCAACTTCAATATCGAAAGGGATCCCTTCTTCAGCTTCACTTAAAGCCTTTTGGGCTACGGGCACTGAGTTTGGTGCCAGAAATACTTCGTCGCTATCTACAGCTGGGTCAAACTCATCTTTGGTGACCTCATAGATCGAATACATCTCATCAGTCCATACTTCCTTTTTCGTCACTACATCACGTTCCCAGCCAGCCATCTTTGCAATACGTCCACTTTCTTCAAAAAGAGTCTTATACTTAAAGATTTCACTTACATCTTCTAGGGTAGTGATAACGAACTTTTGAACCACACTGCCTAAACTTTTATAATGAATTATAGACTCAAAAAAGCTTCCATCCTTTCTTATAAACTTTCTTTGAGCATCCGTTTTAACCCATTCTTGTGATTCTGCTTGTAATACTTTTTTATACGATTCTTTTTCAACCTCAGCTAAATCATCGGGAAGTAATTCATAGATTGATGTATTTAAAAGCTCGTCGAATTTATAGCCTGTCATTTGGCAGTAAGCTTCATTCACTTTAAGAATTCGACCTTCTTCGTCTGTAATTCTGACGCCTAGTTGGCTCTCAAAAACCTCTTCTAATAACTGATAATTATGTGAGAACTCATGTTGTTTTGATAGAGCACTCAGCTCTCTTTTCAAAGCAAATAATAGTTTTAAGGTATTATTTACATCGATGTAATCTTTGGCACCAATAGATAGTGCGTTGAGCAGCTCACTTTCTTCTTCTTGATCGGTAATTAAAATGGTGGGGATATTCAGAGAATCTCTCGATTCATCTATTAGCCAATCTACAGTTGGGTATTCACAAATAACAATAGTGTAATTTGGCTTAAGTGCAGCCTTTACCTCTTTCTGAGCATGAATGAGCACAAATTCATGGCACAGGTCATGTTCCTCAAAAAAAGATGTTAAACTAATCGCTTTTTGAGGATCTTTAGTAACCAATAAAACCCTTATATCATTCATCCAATATAACTGTGTAATTCCCAATAATTGATATCTTATCGGTAAATCTACACATTGGCGAAGAAACACATTGGATTGTTAGAAAGAAATAATTTCTATGAAGGTTTTATCACAATATTTATAATTCTTTGCGGCACAAAGATTTCCTTAATGATAGTTGCCCCGTCTAAGTAATCTTTAACCTTTTCATCTTGCTTAGCTAAGCCCAATACAAAGTCCTTATCCATGGCTTTATCAGCAGGTACAGAAAGATTACTTCTAACCTTTCCATTAATTTGAACTGGATACGTTACCGAATCCTCTTTCAAATACTCTTCATTGAATGCTGGCCATTGCTGGTATGCTATGCCTTTTTCATTACCAAGTAGAACCCACAATTCTTCTGAAATATGTGGAGCAAATGGTGCGAGTAACTGAATAAAGGTCGAAGCCACTTCTTTCGATATTTCATCCCAAGAATACGCTTCGTTGGTAAATATCATAAGAGCTGAAATAGCGGTATTGAACCTCATTTCTTCGATATCTTCAGATACCTTTTTAATAGCTTCATGTAATGCTTTCAGCTGTTCTTTTGATGGTACTTTATCAACAACCTTAGCATTTAGTTCTCCAGTTTGATCGTTGATAAGTAATCGCCAAACTCTGTTTAGAAAGCGGTTTACCCCTTCAACACCTTTAGTACTCCAAGGCTTTACTTGTTCTAAAGGGCCCATAAACATTTCATAAAGGCGAAGCGAATCCGCACCATATTCATCTATGATATGATCAGGATTGATTACATTCCCTCTACTTTTCGACATTTTATGAGCACGGGCATCAATGCGAAGCTTTGTACCCTTAATTACAAAACCATCTCCTTTCTTCTCTACTTGATCATCTG harbors:
- a CDS encoding PAS domain S-box protein, yielding MNDIRVLLVTKDPQKAISLTSFFEEHDLCHEFVLIHAQKEVKAALKPNYTIVICEYPTVDWLIDESRDSLNIPTILITDQEEESELLNALSIGAKDYIDVNNTLKLLFALKRELSALSKQHEFSHNYQLLEEVFESQLGVRITDEEGRILKVNEAYCQMTGYKFDELLNTSIYELLPDDLAEVEKESYKKVLQAESQEWVKTDAQRKFIRKDGSFFESIIHYKSLGSVVQKFVITTLEDVSEIFKYKTLFEESGRIAKMAGWERDVVTKKEVWTDEMYSIYEVTKDEFDPAVDSDEVFLAPNSVPVAQKALSEAEEGIPFDIEVEIITHKGNQKWCRATGIPVFEGDKVVSIIGSFQDITERKNRVLELQKSEEKYKFLFDHSPIPMIMFNVDTDRIIGVNNASLEMYGYTEEEFKNMHSYDLRPQKDIEEYKRQMKRYVVEFDGTRYYQNITHLAKNGRKYTVDIHARYITIGDEKANIVLVTNVTQKHEYEKELLKTNKILNTLINSAPVGLMMVDRKGVVINFWNETAEKIFGWSKSEVIGKVLPYVPEDKKEEFQNNLAKLFSENKSQILEIARARKNGSTIHLKEFVTPIEDEDGNIHSLMILSEDITEKKKIDQELINSEQKYRSLVEASHDLIWRIDGLGNFTFINNACNEILGYSPSELTGKSFIPLIPESIASETIDVHLNVMAGKSFDTFPLQMITKDGDLRYLSGKAHPIYDNEGIVVGCLGTATDVTHLTNYQRQLEESIAEKDILIKEIHHRVKNNLAVISGLFVLQSMYTNDDRMLDILKESQSRIKSIATIHERLYQNDLFSSIEIKEYLEKLSSDIYDTYRRDDREIKVEVIGDRITLNVNHAVPFGILANELIINAFKYAFTESGEGVISLHLSKEQDGNIVFEVCDNGKGLPDDFDIDQLNSLGMTLVKTLTDQLEGTFEWHSKEDLGTLFRIRFKPTEVASWVN